Proteins encoded together in one Anopheles darlingi chromosome 3, idAnoDarlMG_H_01, whole genome shotgun sequence window:
- the LOC125954147 gene encoding filaggrin, with protein MSVHYKFKSTLDYDTITFDGLHISVADLKKSIIQQKRLGKTVDFDLQITNAQTKEEYNDDGMLIPKNTSLTVARVPLKSQGKKNWEKPGTNVESTAPIASSRGGKQDIAGTQANVDLLTMNGTEEDKIREMMFQSTADYDPTNYQKVRGSQMGEVPINYKCYRCHKPGHWIKNCPLGPLPKENVEIRRTSGIPRSFIERDKNADQNPAMQPVQMPPEEKQTIPEDLICSICKDLFTDAVMIPCCGSSFCDECVRTALLESEDNECPDCKEKGSSPGSLIPNRFLRNSVNAFRNETGYTKSTNNAAAGRKQTKPEESQTADSTTSSGGHPVVPLVSSSVSVSSIATTTTSGGLEPVESSTYEEESSGGHIQTEIFDEVSQQDEELLESEATQSPRLDEKESVPGPADAESDYEDNITVTVPPAHLQSRGAYRGGHYNGGGGRPLLHRHGKPSHGHDTPPNERQLIGGSNQAGYAGSGGNTAQGVGVAGHRGQDGRELEREEEAHHRRVMMTMEEKSVDDGYGAAMPGRERPPGVEYDGRSPDYLHGGRGMMPMQHNAHPQQQQQLVHHMGGAMGHPGAVGGGVAGGGYLGQGNAYPGHGAVHPHYGVGGGGYGMQQQQPQHQQHPQQQHHAGYPPHQRPYDPHGGMYPGERPPRMMYHPRGGYAPHPPHMRPRHMVPRPIGSYPGIHQTIGPGIIDDPLEAFNRIMREKERRKEQEAQRRANNRSPGGGGGGDRGRRSRSFDNGSRGGGGGAGSRSGAGGPGGRSGSSPERRRNSRQRSIDRRRSSPDDKHGDERSRERRRNRSSSYSSRSSRSYTRSKSRSPVKRNKSPRKRSRSPGYRDRRSRSRSGSFGAGGGGGRFRGRRDDRRAGGDHRDRSPGGYNQPAYGHGGNNNRQRGGSNSGGQRGGRPRGDSREMIGPMNHGPGMQQFPPRGGYDRQAGGMPPHHANIPSLLGLGSGGDMHMHQGGGGGYGPHGQNTNDGGGHHRVAPGDAGLMLPAQQHQQHGGVGGGGIQSGGSGGFGQQNNNRYVGRDDRERSVSSYGAPGGERQEFYDGGEPPFHQHGDRKERQRSGERHRASSNSSPISTLLPQQQQQHGRDGTDRWPDQQHHHHQEDTDRYLHHHRGRSRSRDEKGPTTTGGGREVERHHRGVSSGTGGGGDGHRQGRSRSRDDRKGRSATKYDRGGDASEAKKRDHSKHSESSVERREKPSAGNSGGSHRGRSGQEHDKDRDKQDRKHHSDGQAKDKRIGSEQHQAHQQQQQQHNRRDDRDRDKERERDRERDRERDRDRDRERERDREREKDKIKEKDPRERDREKEADRERDRDRGKEKEREKERERERDRERQRDKEREKEREQQEREKERDREKDKEKEPKQELPKKKTRDSSEDDRRDKKKERDKKKRKKEKEMEKRKHKKERKEKDKERRSKDHRKEHRVTEKEEEEPDSSQQPATPTLRPDVGTKATAVADETVTGETMQRPVPDCGNEERPESAATGGEEEDDSEAKHSDSAESDREQEDAEQDRHQQASGHAQPQPQQQQQIDGHDHTDLYSDIPEKYEEDQLERSVLSEEHDIGDDPQQQLLEERSGLVLGSNDDTMISSGGGGLTAIADSTEAMRPDSDGGDGDMLLLKRSDSVLDLHANLDFEPELDDSDQQTGGGGTVSGPDGHDEQSKEEGGAFMPELSKWEMDEEAHIHSTEEKQRDGALSAFSDASRDGSGAGAVAAGVASCLGQSGGGKVTSEVLKRAENAIFTRAINAIRPIEIKKISMERQKLYTAAGGGNDSHESSPRSLLDGKLLKQEHDDLKRFQVTVPVNDEWAERSVEIKPDVKVESRVSPIRASVKERLGSKVQNSRSRTPPGRRGGTRGNAGSSSSAGTVGASQQDNSRGGKQSSDRRRGSSRSRSRTRDESSNNRKRSDGGDRSIGGQKGGNSTSKQQQQQPDRRAAVRGPSAEKRSDRSSNNNDRQRDRKDRSANTSGRRDHSRERSDAKKPDQLGGQQQQQQQQQQQQQQQRGRAGSRERDRSGPTSGRRAGGSRERKETGKARTHKDDTGRAKQADSSDRKQPPSRLSANEEKGGGGATPSSTTTGGERSNANRRTNDRSSPDRTSRKRSAEHLRDNVSTTEQHSRRDDSADGGKRSKLEKPSKNSTSMSSSKVAVSASSGGAATAAGAAATSGHPPAAGGSSSDSSSSDTDSSSTDSSPDTDGGRRSGSKKRKKRKHKKERKRAKRSASSESNDDSGGKRKKSKKKSKSSKKKKKSSKHKKD; from the exons ATGTCGGTGCACTACAAATTCAAGAGTACCCTCGATTATGATACCATCACCTTCGATGGGCTTCATATATCGGTGGCCGACTTGAAGAAATCCATCATCCAGCAGAAGCGGCTGGGAAAGACGGTCGACTTCGATCTACAGATTACCAACGCGCAGACGAAAGAAG AGTATAATGACGATGGGATGCTTATACCGAAAAACACTTCGCTTACGGTGGCCCGCGTACCGTTGAAGTCACAAGGCAAGAAGAACTGGGAGAAACCGGGCACCAATGTGGAGTCGACGGCACCGATTGCGTCGTCGCGCGGCGGCAAGCAGGACATTGCCGGTACGCAGGCGAACGTAGACCTATTGACGATGAACGGCACGGAGGAAGACAAAATACGGGAGATGATGTTTCAAAGTACGGCCGATTATGATCCTACCAA CTATCAAAAGGTGCGTGGCTCGCAGATGGGTGAGGTTCCGATCAATTACAAGTGCTACCGCTGCCACAAACCGGGCCACTGGATTAAAAACTGTCCATTGGGCCCACTACCGAAGGAGAACGTCGAGATACGGCGCACCTCCGGCATACCGAGATCGTTCATCGAGCGTGACAAGAACGCGGATCAGAACCCGGCGATGCAACCAGTCCAGATGCCACCGGAAGAAAAGCAGACCATACCGGAGGATTTGATCTGTAGCATCTGTAAGGATCTGTTTACCGATGCCGTCATGATACCGTGTTGCGGTAGCTCGTTCTGTGACGAGTGCGTACGGACGGCCCTGCTCGAATCGGAAGACAATGAGTGCCCGGATTGCAAGGAGAAGGGCTCGTCGCCAGGTTCGCTGATACCGAATCGCTTTTTACGCAACTCGGTCAACGCTTTCCGCAACGAAACAGGCTACACAAAGTCAACCAACAATG ctgctgctggaaggaagCAGACGAAACCAGAAGAAAGTCAAACGGCCGACAGCACGACGAGCAGCGGTGGTCATccggtggtgccgctggtAAGCAGTTCGGTGTCTGTCAGCTCTatcgcgaccacgacgaccagcGGCGGCTTGGAACCGGTTGAATCGTCCACGTACGAGGAGGAATCCAGCGGCGGGCACATTCAGACGGAGATTTTTGACGAAGTTTCACAGCAGGATGAAGAGCTGCTGGAATCGGAGGCAACGCAATCACCGCGATTGGACGAGAAGGAGTCTGTACCAGGCCCTGCCGATGCCGAATCAGACTACGAGGATAACATCACGGTGACGGTACCACCGGCTCATCTGCAGAGTCGTGGTGCTTACCGTGGTGGGCACTataatggtggtggaggtcgtCCGTTGCTGCATCGTCATGGTAAGCCGAGTCATGGGCACGATACGCCGCCGAACGAGCGTCAGCTAATAGGAGGTAGCAACCAAGCTGGGTACGCAGGATCCGGTGGCAACACGGCACAGGGGGTTGGCGTTGCAGGTCACCGAGGACAGGACGGTAGGGAACTGGAACGGGAAGAAGAGGCGCACCACAGGCGTGTGATGATGACAATGGAGGAGAAAAGTGTCGACGATGGTTATGGTGCTGCAATGCCAGGTCGCGAGCGGCCACCTGGCGTTGAATATGATGGTCGCTCTCCGGACTATCTTCACGGTGGCCGTGGAATGATGCCGATGCAACATAACGCGCacccgcaacagcaacagcagctcgttcATCACATGGGTGGCGCGATGGGTCATCCTGGTGCCGTGGgaggtggtgttgctggtggtggttaccTGGGCCAGGGTAACGCATATCCCGGACATGGCGCTGTGCATCCGCACTacggtgttggtggaggaggatacgggatgcagcaacaacagccacagcatcagcagcacccgcagcagcaacaccatgcTGGCTATCCACCGCATCAGCGGCCGTACGATCCGCACGGGGGAATGTATCCTGGTGAGAGACCACCGAGGATGATGTACCATCCGCGCGGTGGTTACGCTCCTCATCCACCACATATGAGACCCCGCCATATGGTTCCGAGGCCGATTGGATCGTATCCGGGGATTCACCAAACAATAGGCCCGGG CATAATCGACGATCCACTGGAAGCCTTCAACCGTATTATGCGGGAGAAGGAGCGCCGTAAGGAGCAGGAAGCACAGCGGCGAGCTAATAACCGGTCgcctggaggaggaggcggtggtgatcgtggaaGACGGTCGCGTTCCTTCGATAATGGCAGccgtggaggtggtggaggtgctggtAGCCGcagcggtgctggtggaccTGGGGGTCGTTCGGGTAGCTCGCCAGAAAGAAGACGCAACtcacgccaacgatcgattgatcgacggCGGTCTTCGCCGGACGACAAGCATGGCGATGAACGATCACGTGAGCGTCGTCGTAATCGCTCGAGTTCGTACAGTTCCCGCAGCTCACGCTCCTACACCAG GTCCAAGTCTCGTTCACCAGTCAAGAGGAATAAATCACCACGGAAACGATCCCGAAGCCCTGGATACAGAGATCGAAGAAGCCGCAGTAGATCCGGTTCATTCGGTGCGGGAGGAGGCGGTGGAAG ATTCCGAGGACGCCGTGATGATCGGCGTGCTGGAGGGGACCACCGAGACCGTTCACCGGGCGGATACAATCAGCCAGCGTACGG ACACGGTGGTAATAACAATCGTCAACGGGGCGGTAGCAACAGTGGTGGACAACGTGGCGGTCGTCCTCGAGGTGATAGCCGGGAGATGATAGGTCCGATGAATCACGGACCCGGAATGCAACAGTTCCCCCCACGAGGAGGTTACGATCGACAGGCTGGTGGTATGCCTCCACACCATGCCAACATACCTTCACTACTAGGCCTTGGAAGTGGTGGTGATATGCATATGCAccaaggtggaggaggagggtacGGTCCACATGGCCAAAATActaacgatggtggtggccatcatcgaGTAGCCCCAGGAGATGCTGGACTGATGTTACCGgctcagcaacatcagcagcatggtGGCGTAGGCGGAGGAGGAATCCAATCCGGAGGTAGCGGCGGTTTCGgtcaacagaacaacaacag ATATGTCGGACGGGATGATCGCGAACGAAGTGTCAGCAGTTATGGAGCACCGGGCGGTGAAAGGCAGGAGTTCTACGACGGTGGTGAGCCACCATTCCATCAGCATGGAGACCGTAAGGAGCGGCAGCGTAGCGGAGAACGACACCGAGCGTCCAGCAATTCCTCGCCCATCAGCACACTGctgccacaacagcaacagcagcacggcagagatggtaccgatcgctggcctgatcagcagcatcaccatcaccaagaAGATACCGATCgctatcttcatcatcaccgtggtCGATCGCGCAGTCGAGATGAAAAGGGACCAACCACTACAGGAGGTGGTCGAGAGGTGGAGCGACATCATCGTGGCGTGTCGTCTggcactggcggtggtggcgatggccacAGACAGGGACGGTCACGGTCTCGTGACGACAGAAAGGGGAGAAGCGCAACGAAATATGACCGCGGAGGAGACGCCAGCGAGGCTAAGAAAAGGGACCATTCCAAGCACTCGGAATCGTCTGTTGAACGACGTGAAAAACCATCGGCTGGCAATAGCGGTGGTAGTCATCGGGGTCGCTCCGGTCAGGAGCACGACAAGGATCGTGATAAGCAGGATCGCAAACATCATTCCGATGGACAAGCGAAGGACAAGCGGATCGGTTCGGAACAGCACCaagcacatcagcagcagcagcagcagcataatcgtcgcgacgatcgcgaccgagACAAGGAGCGCGAGCGGGATCGAGAGCGTGATCGTGAacgagatcgcgatcgtgatcgcgaacgtgaacgtgatCGTGAGCGAGAGAAGGATAAAATCAAGGAGAAAGATCCACGTGAGCGTGATCGCGAGAAGGAAGCAGATCGTGAACGCGATCGTGACCGGGGAAAGGAGAAAGAGCGCGAAAAGGAGCGTGAACGGGAGCGGGATCGAGAGAGGCAACGCGATAAGGAACGTGAGAAGGAACGGGAGCAGCAAGAGCGTGAGAAGGAGCGCGACCGTGAAAAGGACAAGGAGAAGGAACCGAAACAGGAgctgccgaagaagaagacgcgCGATTCCAGCGAGGACGATCGACGtgacaagaagaaggagcgcgataaaaagaaacgcaaaaaggaaaaggaaatggaaaagaggaagcacaaaaaggagagaaaagaaaaggataaaGAGAGACGCTCCAAGGACCACCGCAAGGAGCACAGAGTgacggagaaggaagaggaagagccaGATAGTTcgcagcaaccggcaacacCGACGCTTCGCCCGGATGTGGGAACGAAGGCAACGGCAGTGGCAGATGAGACTGTCACTGGTGAAACCATGCAACGTCCCGTGCCGGACTGTGGCAATGAAGAGCGCCCGGAGAGTGCTGCGACCGGcggggaggaagaagatgactcagaagcaaaacattcgGATTCCGCGGAATCTGATCGTGAGCAAGAGGATGCCGAGCAGGACCGACATCAACAAGCGTCCGGCCATGctcaaccgcaaccgcagcagcagcaacagatcgaTGGGCACGATCATACCGATCTGTATTCGGACATTCCGGAAAAGTACGAAGAGGATCAGCTGGAGCGTTCCGTGTTGTCGGAGGAGCACGACATTGGCGATGatccgcaacagcagcttctggAGGAACGTAGCGGGTTGGTTCTCGGATCGAATGATGATACGATGATTTCCTCCGGTGGCGGCGGGTTAACCGCCATTGCTGATAGTACCGAAGCGATGCGACCAGacagcgacggtggcgatggtgatatGCTGTTACTGAAACGATCCGATTCCGTGCTGGATCTGCACGCGAATCTCGACTTTGAACCGGAACTGGACGACAGTGACCAGCAAACAGGAGGCGGCGGAACCGTTAGTGGTCCGGACGGGCACGATGAACAGTCCAAGGAGGAAGGTGGTGCGTTTATGCCGGAACTATCCAAGTGGGAGATGGACGAGGAAGCGCATATACACTCGACCGAAGAGAAGCAACGGGATGGTGCATTGTCAGCGTTTAGCGATGCGTCTCGTGACGGTTCAGGAGCTGGTGCagtggctgctggtgttgcaaGCTGCTTGGGCcaaagtggtggtggaaaggttACGAGCGAGGTACTGAAGCGGGCCGAAAATGCCATCTTTACCCGCGCGATCAACGCGATCCGTCCGATCGAGATCAAGAAGATCAGTATGGAGCGGCAAAAGCTGTATACGGCTGCCGGTGGGGGTAACGATTCGCATGAATCGTCCCCACGATCGCTCCTGGATGGTAAGCTTTTAAAGCAAGAGCATGATGATCTGAAGCGGTTCCAG GTAACGGTGCCAGTGAACGATGAGTGGGCAGAAAGATCGGTGGAAATCAAACCAGACGTTAAGGTTGAAAGTCGTGTATCGCCGATTCGCGCCTCGGTTAAGGAGCGGCTCGGTAGCAAAGTTCAGAATTCTCGTTCGAGGACACCGCCGGGCAGGAGGGGAGGAACGAGAGGTAACGCTGGTTCTAGTTCGTCGGCGGGAACTGTCGGTGCTTCGCAGCAGGACAACAGCAGGGGTGGGAAGCAATCTTCCGATAGGCGGCGTGGTTCATCCCGTAGCCGTAGTCGCACCCGTGATGAGTCCAGTAACAACCGAAAGCGCTCGGACGGtggcgatcgttcgatcggtgGACAAAAAGGTGGCAACAGCACAtccaagcaacaacaacaacagccggaTCGTCGAGCAGCTGTGCGTGGACCGAGCGCCGAAAAGCGATCGGAtcgcagtagcaacaacaacgatcggCAGCGTGATCGTAAGGATCGTTCGGCTAATACTAGTGGTCGGCGTGATCATAGCCGAGAGCGAAGTGATGCGAAGAAACCGGATCAATTAGgcggacagcaacagcaacagcagcagcagcagcagcagcaacaacaacagcgtggACGTGCTGGAAGCCGTGAACGCGATCGTTCTGGACCCACAAGTGGGCGACGTGCTGGCGGTAGCAGGGAGCGAAAGGAAACGGGCAAGGCCAGGACCCATAAGGATGACACTGGACGTGCCAAACAGGCCGATAGTAGCGATCGAAAGCAGCCACCATCACGGTTATCCGCCAACGAGGAaaagggaggaggtggtgccACTCCCAGCTCCACCACTACCGGTGGTGAACGATCAAACGCGAATCGCCGTACCAATGATCGATCTTCACCCGATCGCACGTCACGGAAGCGGTCGGCGGAACATTTACGTGACAATGTGTCCACCACGGAGCAGCATTCACGGCGTGACGATAGCGCGGACGGTGGTAAGCGTAGTAAACTAGAGAAACCATCCAAGAACTCCACGAGTATGAGCAGCAGTAAGGTGGCGGTAAGCGCAtcgtctggtggtgctgctactgccgctggtgctgctgctacctccgGCCATCCTCCGGCTGCCGGTGGTAGCTCAAGTgattcgagcagcagcgatacGGACTCATCTTCGACGGATAGCAGTCCCGATACGGACGGTGGACGGCGTAGTGGCAGCAAGAAGCGCAAGAAGCGCAAGCACAAGAAGGAGCGTAAGCGTGCCAAGCGCTCCGCCTCGAGCGAATCAAACGACGACTCGGGCGGGAAACGGAAGAAGTCGAAGAAAAAGTCAAAATcttcaaagaaaaagaagaaatcgaGTAAACACAAGAAGGACTAA